In a genomic window of Orcinus orca chromosome 12, mOrcOrc1.1, whole genome shotgun sequence:
- the CALHM6 gene encoding calcium homeostasis modulator protein 6, with amino-acid sequence MEKFRAVLDLHLKHRNTLGYVLVSLLTVGGERIFSTAVFQCPCSDAWNLPYGLVFLLVPALALFLLGYVLSARTWRLLTGCCAPGARTGCGAALRGALVCAQLSAVAAVAPLTWVAVALLGGSFYECAASGSAFVARRLCFGRSPGCADQLPLVPCHQVQAPDVQDLQKELKAQSQVLGWVLIAVVIIVLLIFTSITRCLSPVSFLQLKFWKIYLEQEQQILKSQATEHATKLAKENIKCFFECSHPKEYNTPSIKDWQQISSLYTFNPKEQYYSILHKYVNRKEKNQSIRSSKEDVVVPVLGFVDSSDMNSTPDL; translated from the exons ATGGAGAAGTTTAGGGCGGTGCTGGACCTGCACCTCAAGCACCGCAATACGCTGGGTTACGTCCTGGTGAGCTTGCTGACGGTGGGTGGGGAGCGCATCTTCTCCACCGCGGTGTTCCAGTGCCCGTGCAGCGACGCCTGGAACCTGCCCTACGGCCTGGTCTTCCTGCTGGTACCGGCGCTGGCGCTCTTCCTCCTGGGCTACGTGCTGAGCGCGCGCACCTGGCGCCTGCTGACCGGCTGCTGCGCGCCGGGCGCGCGCACTGGCTGCGGCGCAGCGCTGCGCGGGGCCCTGGTGTGCGCGCAGCTCAGCGCTGTCGCTGCGGTCGCGCCGCTCACCTGGGTGGCCGTGGCGCTGCTCGGGGGCTCCTTCTACGAGTGCGCCGCCAGCGGGAGCGCCTTCGTGGCGCGGCGCCTGTGCTTCGGCCGCAGCCCCGGCTGCGCGGACCAGCTGCCGCTGGTGCCGTGCCATCAGGTCCAGGCTCCCGACGTGCAGGACCTGCAGAAGGAGCTCAAGGCCCAGTCGCAG GTGTTGGGCTGGGTCCTGATAGCAGTTGTTATCATCGTCCTCCTGATTTTTACATCCATCACCCGATGCCTATCTCCAGTTAGCTTCCTGCAGctgaaattttggaaaatctaTTTGGAACAGGAGCAGCAGATCCTTAAAAGTCAAGCCACAGAACATGCAACCAAACTGgcaaaagaaaatatcaagtgtTTCTTTGAGTGTTCACATCCAAAGGAATACAACACTCCAAGCATAAAAGACTGGCAGCAAATTTCATCACTATATACTTTCAATCCAAAGGAACAGTACTACAGCATTTTGCACAAATATgtgaacagaaaagagaagaatcaaaGTATCAGATCttccaaagaagatgtggtggtTCCTGTTCTTGGCTTTGTAGATTCATCTGATATGAACAGCACTCCAGACTTATGA
- the DSE gene encoding dermatan-sulfate epimerase isoform X5 — protein sequence MYETSYRRGWGFQYLHNHQPTNCMALLTGSLVLMNQGYLQEAYLWTKQVLTIMEKSLVLLREVTDGSLYEGVAYGSYTTRSLFQYMFLVQRHFDINHFGHPWLKQHFAFMYRTILPGFQRTVAIADSNYNWFYGPESQLVFLDKFVMRNGSGNWLADQIRRNRVMEGPGTPSKGQRWCTLHTEFLWYDASLKSVPPPDFGTPALHYFEDWGVVTYGSALPAEINRSFLSFKSGKLGGRAIYDIVHRNKYKDWIKGWRNFNAGHEHPDQNSFTFAPNGVPFITEALYGPKYTFFNNVLMFSPAVSKSCFSPWEGQVTEDCSSKWSKYKHDLAASCQGRVVAAMEKNGVVFIRGEGVGAYNPQLHLKNVQRNLILLHPQLLLLVDQIHLGEDSPLETAAGFFHNVDFSFEETVVDGVHGAFIRQRDGLYKMYWMDDTGYSEKGTFASVTYPRGYPYNGTNYVNVTTHLRSPITRAAYLFIGPSIDVQSFSIHGDSQQLDVFIATGEHAYATYLWTGETTEQLALAQVIADRQKILFDWSSAIKSTIVPEVKDYAAIVEQNLQRFKPVFQLLEKQILSRVRNTASFRKTAERLLRFSDKRQTEEAIDRIFAISQQQQQQQQSKSKKNRRGGKRYKFVDAVPDIFAQIEVNEKKIRQKAQILAQKELPIDEDEEMKDLLDFADVTYEKHKNGDLMKGRFGQARMVTTTRSRAPALSASYTRLFLILNIAIFFVMLAMQLTYFQRAQSLHGQRCLYAVLLIDSCILLWLYSSCSQSQC from the exons GGTATCTTCAAGAAGCTTACTTATGGACCAAACAAGTTCTGACCATCATGGAGAAGTCTCTTGTCTTGCTCCGAGAGGTGACAGACGGCTCCCTCTATGAAGGAGTTGCATATGGCAGCTACACCACTAGATCACTCTTCCAGTATATGTTTCTTGTTCAGAGGCACTTTGACATCAACCACTTTGGCCACCCATGGCTTAAACAACACTTTGCATTTATGTATAGAACCATCCTGCCAG GGTTTCAAAGAACTGTGGCTATTGCAGACTCAAATTACAACTGGTTTTATGGTCCAGAAAGCCAATTAGTGTTCCTGGATAAATTTGTCATGCGTAACGGCAGTGGTAACTGGTTGGCTGACCAGATCAGAAGGAACCGTGTGATGGAAGGTCCAGGGACGCCTTCCAAAGGGCAGCGCTGGTGTACGCTTCACACAGAATTTCTCTG GTATGATGCCAGCTTGAAATCTGTCCCCCCTCCAGATTTTGGCACCCCAGCATTGCATTATTTTGAAGACTGGGGTGTTGTGACTTATGGAAGTGCGCTGCCTGCAGAAATCAATAgatctttcctttccttcaagTCAGGAAAACTTGGGGGACGTGCAATATATGACATTGTCCACAGAAACAAATACAAAGACTGGATCAAAGGCTGGAGAAATTTTAATGCAGGGCATGAACATCCTGATCAAAActcctttacttttgctcccaaCGGTGTGCCTTTCATTACTGAGGCTCTCTATGGGCCAAAGTATACCTTCTTCAACAATGTTTTGATGTTTTCCCCAGCTGTGTCCAAGAGCTGCTTTTCTCCCTGGGAAGGTCAGGTCACAGAAGACTGTTCATCAAAATGGTCTAAATACAAGCATGACCTGGCAGCTAGCTGTCAGGGGAGAGTTGTTGCTGCAATGGAGAAAAATGGGGTGGTTTTCATCCGAGGAGAGGGTGTGGGCGCTTACAACCCCCAGCTTCATCTGAAGAACGTTCAGAGGAATCTGATCCTCCTGCATCCACAGCTTCTCCTCCTCGTGGATCAGATACACCTGGGAGAGGACAGCCCCTTGGAGACAGCAGCAGGCTTCTTCCACaatgtggatttttcttttgAGGAGACAGTGGTAGATGGGGTCCATGGGGCTTTCATCAGGCAGCGAGATGGGCTCTATAAAATGTACTGGATGGATGATACTGGCTACAGTGAGAAAGGAACCTTTGCTTCAGTGACATACCCTCGGGGCTATCCCTACAATGGGACCAACTATGTGAATGTCACCACACACCTCCGAAGTCCCATCACCAGGGCAGCTTACCTCTTCATAGGGCCCTCCATAGACGTTCAGAGCTTCAGCATCCACGGAGACTCTCAGCAACTGGATGTGTTCATAGCCACCGGTGAGCATGCCTACGCCACTTACCTGTGGACAGGTGAGACTACAGAACAGTTGGCCTTGGCACAGGTCATTGCCGACCGTCAGAAAATTCTGTTTGACTGGAGTTCAGCCATCAAGAGCACCATTGTCCCTGAGGTGAAGGACTACGCCGCTATTGTGGAACAGAACCTGCAGCGTTTTAAGCCAGTGTTCCAGCTGCTGGAGAAGCAGATCCTGTCCCGAGTCCGGAACACAGCCAGCTTTAGGAAGACTGCTGAGCGCCTGCTGAGATTTTCAGATAAGAGACAGACTGAGGAGGCCATCGACAGGATTTTTGCCATAtcacagcaacagcagcagcagcagcaaagcaAGTCCAAGAAAAACCGAAGGGGAGGCAAGCGCTATAAATTTGTGGATGCCGTCCCTGATATTTTTGCACAGATTGAAGTCAATGAAAAAAAGATTCGACAGAAAGCTCAGATTTTGGCACAGAAAGAACTGCCCATAGatgaagatgaagaaatgaaagaccttttagattttgcagatgtaacaTATGAGAAACACAAAAATGGTGATTTGATGAAAGGCCGGTTTGGACAGGCTCGGATGGTGACGACGACTCGCAGCAGAGCCCCAGCACTGTCTGCTTCGTATACCAGGCTGTTCCTGATTCTGAACATCGCTATTTTCTTTGTCATGTTGGCAATGCAACTGACTTATTTCCAGAGGGCCCAGAGCCTACATGGCCAAAGATGTCTTTATGCAGTCCTTCTAATAGATAGCTGTATTTTATTATGGTTGTACTCTTCTTGTTCCCAATCACAGTGTTAG
- the DSE gene encoding dermatan-sulfate epimerase isoform X6 — protein sequence MEKSLVLLREVTDGSLYEGVAYGSYTTRSLFQYMFLVQRHFDINHFGHPWLKQHFAFMYRTILPGFQRTVAIADSNYNWFYGPESQLVFLDKFVMRNGSGNWLADQIRRNRVMEGPGTPSKGQRWCTLHTEFLWYDASLKSVPPPDFGTPALHYFEDWGVVTYGSALPAEINRSFLSFKSGKLGGRAIYDIVHRNKYKDWIKGWRNFNAGHEHPDQNSFTFAPNGVPFITEALYGPKYTFFNNVLMFSPAVSKSCFSPWEGQVTEDCSSKWSKYKHDLAASCQGRVVAAMEKNGVVFIRGEGVGAYNPQLHLKNVQRNLILLHPQLLLLVDQIHLGEDSPLETAAGFFHNVDFSFEETVVDGVHGAFIRQRDGLYKMYWMDDTGYSEKGTFASVTYPRGYPYNGTNYVNVTTHLRSPITRAAYLFIGPSIDVQSFSIHGDSQQLDVFIATGEHAYATYLWTGETTEQLALAQVIADRQKILFDWSSAIKSTIVPEVKDYAAIVEQNLQRFKPVFQLLEKQILSRVRNTASFRKTAERLLRFSDKRQTEEAIDRIFAISQQQQQQQQSKSKKNRRGGKRYKFVDAVPDIFAQIEVNEKKIRQKAQILAQKELPIDEDEEMKDLLDFADVTYEKHKNGDLMKGRFGQARMVTTTRSRAPALSASYTRLFLILNIAIFFVMLAMQLTYFQRAQSLHGQRCLYAVLLIDSCILLWLYSSCSQSQC from the exons ATGGAGAAGTCTCTTGTCTTGCTCCGAGAGGTGACAGACGGCTCCCTCTATGAAGGAGTTGCATATGGCAGCTACACCACTAGATCACTCTTCCAGTATATGTTTCTTGTTCAGAGGCACTTTGACATCAACCACTTTGGCCACCCATGGCTTAAACAACACTTTGCATTTATGTATAGAACCATCCTGCCAG GGTTTCAAAGAACTGTGGCTATTGCAGACTCAAATTACAACTGGTTTTATGGTCCAGAAAGCCAATTAGTGTTCCTGGATAAATTTGTCATGCGTAACGGCAGTGGTAACTGGTTGGCTGACCAGATCAGAAGGAACCGTGTGATGGAAGGTCCAGGGACGCCTTCCAAAGGGCAGCGCTGGTGTACGCTTCACACAGAATTTCTCTG GTATGATGCCAGCTTGAAATCTGTCCCCCCTCCAGATTTTGGCACCCCAGCATTGCATTATTTTGAAGACTGGGGTGTTGTGACTTATGGAAGTGCGCTGCCTGCAGAAATCAATAgatctttcctttccttcaagTCAGGAAAACTTGGGGGACGTGCAATATATGACATTGTCCACAGAAACAAATACAAAGACTGGATCAAAGGCTGGAGAAATTTTAATGCAGGGCATGAACATCCTGATCAAAActcctttacttttgctcccaaCGGTGTGCCTTTCATTACTGAGGCTCTCTATGGGCCAAAGTATACCTTCTTCAACAATGTTTTGATGTTTTCCCCAGCTGTGTCCAAGAGCTGCTTTTCTCCCTGGGAAGGTCAGGTCACAGAAGACTGTTCATCAAAATGGTCTAAATACAAGCATGACCTGGCAGCTAGCTGTCAGGGGAGAGTTGTTGCTGCAATGGAGAAAAATGGGGTGGTTTTCATCCGAGGAGAGGGTGTGGGCGCTTACAACCCCCAGCTTCATCTGAAGAACGTTCAGAGGAATCTGATCCTCCTGCATCCACAGCTTCTCCTCCTCGTGGATCAGATACACCTGGGAGAGGACAGCCCCTTGGAGACAGCAGCAGGCTTCTTCCACaatgtggatttttcttttgAGGAGACAGTGGTAGATGGGGTCCATGGGGCTTTCATCAGGCAGCGAGATGGGCTCTATAAAATGTACTGGATGGATGATACTGGCTACAGTGAGAAAGGAACCTTTGCTTCAGTGACATACCCTCGGGGCTATCCCTACAATGGGACCAACTATGTGAATGTCACCACACACCTCCGAAGTCCCATCACCAGGGCAGCTTACCTCTTCATAGGGCCCTCCATAGACGTTCAGAGCTTCAGCATCCACGGAGACTCTCAGCAACTGGATGTGTTCATAGCCACCGGTGAGCATGCCTACGCCACTTACCTGTGGACAGGTGAGACTACAGAACAGTTGGCCTTGGCACAGGTCATTGCCGACCGTCAGAAAATTCTGTTTGACTGGAGTTCAGCCATCAAGAGCACCATTGTCCCTGAGGTGAAGGACTACGCCGCTATTGTGGAACAGAACCTGCAGCGTTTTAAGCCAGTGTTCCAGCTGCTGGAGAAGCAGATCCTGTCCCGAGTCCGGAACACAGCCAGCTTTAGGAAGACTGCTGAGCGCCTGCTGAGATTTTCAGATAAGAGACAGACTGAGGAGGCCATCGACAGGATTTTTGCCATAtcacagcaacagcagcagcagcagcaaagcaAGTCCAAGAAAAACCGAAGGGGAGGCAAGCGCTATAAATTTGTGGATGCCGTCCCTGATATTTTTGCACAGATTGAAGTCAATGAAAAAAAGATTCGACAGAAAGCTCAGATTTTGGCACAGAAAGAACTGCCCATAGatgaagatgaagaaatgaaagaccttttagattttgcagatgtaacaTATGAGAAACACAAAAATGGTGATTTGATGAAAGGCCGGTTTGGACAGGCTCGGATGGTGACGACGACTCGCAGCAGAGCCCCAGCACTGTCTGCTTCGTATACCAGGCTGTTCCTGATTCTGAACATCGCTATTTTCTTTGTCATGTTGGCAATGCAACTGACTTATTTCCAGAGGGCCCAGAGCCTACATGGCCAAAGATGTCTTTATGCAGTCCTTCTAATAGATAGCTGTATTTTATTATGGTTGTACTCTTCTTGTTCCCAATCACAGTGTTAG